The following coding sequences lie in one Brettanomyces bruxellensis chromosome 6, complete sequence genomic window:
- a CDS encoding uncharacterized protein (SECRETED:SignalP(1-17)), which yields MSNPLALLALAGAAVLAFHKRKAIKSSLHRFDYKYKVSDDMTFLFPIAYQAVRHAYQTLISHRYNQFYDIEKTAISKKYANKVAINYIRLKPGKRYQTDGDEAFAIQQYTYKEMYDIVLRLSYILHEEYGINKGDTVTMYFMNKPLFIFIWLALWNIGALPAFLNYNLKHNPLVHSINVVDSKCVLVDSSDCSKDFKESEDEIKKVLPGLNIYYLDDAEMMKRLSDPAAPQFRQIDSIRDKDVKAYSPALLVYTSGTTGMPKSAVNSWRKVFFAAYFFPIPMGMNDDMNMYTSMPLYHGTGSILGVLPTFECRGTLSLGHKFSVSSFWAQIRLTHSNTIQYVGETCRYLVEAPENDDSRYCYGKVKLAYGNGLRMDIWTKFKEKFGIPAIGEFYASSESPFATTCHEVDGNGVGAIRNNGWLADRVFSYTLYTLVRMDPEDDNVIYRNKKGYCEEPGVNEKGELITKIWNPKNVKGTFPGYMNNDEATYSKVIRNVFHQGDAWVRSDDLMRRDELGNIYFVDRLGDTYRWKSENVSTTEVENEILALDDIEYCAVVGCKVKNHEGRCGYTVIQTVNKNREDEAQRQEVLDKLADRVFQHLPHFARPCFVRFDMIELTSSHKISKKRFRDPILPAGKSGKQQVYYLDNRAKKYRPLNADLYEQIAVEKIRI from the coding sequence ATGTCGAACCCTCTCGCATTGTTAGCATTGGCTGGAGCGGCAGTACTTGCCTTCCATAAACGGAAAGCCATTAAAAGTAGCCTTCACAGGTTTGACTATAAGTACAAAGTGTCTGATGATATGACATTTTTGTTCCCAATTGCCTACCAAGCAGTTAGGCATGCATACCAGACATTAATTTCTCATCGGTATAACCAATTTTATGACATTGAGAAGACGGCAATTAGCAAAAAATACGCAAATAAAGTTGCCATCAACTACATCCGACTTAAACCCGGAAAGCGTTATCAGACAGATGGTGATGAAGCTTTTGCCATACAACAGTACACATACAAAGAGATGTATGACATTGTTCTTAGACTCTCTTATATTCTTCACGAGGAGTACGGTATCAACAAGGGTGATACAGTCACGATGTATTTCATGAATAAGCCattatttatctttatatGGCTTGCTCTCTGGAACATTGGTGCTCTTCCAGCTTTTCTCAACTACAATCTAAAGCACAACCCTTTGGTTCACTCGATCAATGTTGTGGATTCCAAATGCGTGTTGGTTGACTCCAGTGATTGCTCCAAGGACTTCAAGGAAAGCGAAGACGAAATCAAAAAGGTGCTTCCGGGTTTGAATATCTACTATTTGGATGATGCagagatgatgaaaagacTCAGTGATCCGGCAGCTCCACAATTCCGTCAAATAGACAGCATTAGAGACAAGGATGTCAAGGCATACAGCCCAGCACTTCTCGTTTACACCAGTGGAACTACAGGTATGCCTAAATCAGCCGTGAACTCGTGGAGAAAAGTTTTCTTTGCGGCCTATTTTTTCCCAATTCCTATGGGTATGAATGATGACATGAACATGTACACATCAATGCCCCTTTACCATGGTACGGGATCCATTCTTGGTGTTCTGCCTACTTTTGAATGCAGAGGAACGTTGTCTTTGGGACACAAATTCTCCGTGTCGAGTTTCTGGGCCCAAATCAGGCTTACACACTCGAACACCATTCAGTATGTGGGTGAAACTTGCAGATACTTGGTCGAGGCACCAGAAAATGACGATTCTCGATACTGCTACGGCAAGGTGAAGCTAGCTTATGGAAATGGTCTCAGAATGGACATCTGGACCAAATTCAAGGAGAAGTTCGGTATTCCTGCAATTGGAGAGTTTTATGCATCATCGGAGTCTCCATTTGCAACAACATGCCATGAAGTGGACGGTAACGGAGTCGGTGCGATTAGAAATAACGGATGGCTGGCAGATCGGGTTTTCAGCTACACACTCTACACTCTTGTGCGTATGGATCCAGAAGATGACAATGTGATCTACAGAAACAAGAAGGGATACTGTGAGGAGCCCGGCGTCAACGAGAAAGGTGAGCTAATTACGAAGATTTGGAATCCAAAGAATGTCAAGGGTACTTTCCCAGGATACATGAATAACGATGAGGCAACATACTCGAAGGTTATCAGGAATGTTTTCCACCAGGGAGATGCCTGGGTGAGGTCTGACGACTTGATGAGGAGGGACGAGTTGGGAAATATATACTTCGTGGACAGACTAGGAGATACCTACAGGTGGAAATCCGAAAATGTCAGTACCACAGAGGTGGAGAACGAGATTTTGGCTTTGGATGATATCGAGTACTGTGCAGTTGTTGGATGCAAGGTGAAGAACCACGAGGGAAGATGTGGCTATACAGTTATCCAGACTGTTAACAAAAATCGGGAAGATGAAGCACAAAGGCAGGAGGTCTTGGATAAACTGGCAGATAGAGTTTTTCAGCATCTTCCACACTTTGCTAGGCCATGCTTTGTCCGTTTCGATATGATAGAGCTCACTTCGAGTCATAAGATATCCAAGAAGAGGTTCAGAGATCCAATTCTTCCAGCTGGAAAGTCTGGCAAGCAACAGGTTTATTATCTTGACAACAgggcaaaaaaataccgCCCATTGAATGCAGACCTTTACGAGCAGATCGCTGTggagaaaataagaatataA
- the ARO3 gene encoding 3-deoxy-7-phosphoheptulonate synthase, whose protein sequence is MFMENPHVGDRTHVEDWRIIGYNPLTPPDLLQSQFPLSKQSEKTILRGREEACDILNGKDDRLIIVVGPCSLHDPKAAVDYCDRLAKLSSELKDDLHIIMRAYLEKPRTTVGWKGLINDPDIDGTFKINKGLRIARELFVNLTTKLPIAGEMLDTISPQFLSDCFSLGAIGARTTESQLHRELASGLSFPVGFKNGTDGTLSVAVDALRAAGHCHHFLSVTKPGVVAIVATEGNKDTFVILRGGKNGTNFDAENVAIAEKSLEAAKCVKPGEARIMVDCSHGNSQKDHRNQPKVAANVAKQIASGNTHICGLMIESNIVEGRQDIPPEGGKDKLKYGCSITDACISWEDTVTVLKELAAAVRSRRSVVAEKKSQQ, encoded by the coding sequence ATGTTCATGGAGAACCCACACGTGGGGGATAGAACGCACGTTGAGGATTGGCGTATTATTGGATACAACCCCCTTACACCACCGGACCTTCTTCAGTCGCAATTCCCTCTTTCGAAACAGTCCGAAAAGACCATTTTgagaggaagagaagaagcttGCGATATTCTTAACGGTAAGGACGATCGTCTTATCATAGTCGTGGGGCCATGCTCTCTTCACGATCCTAAGGCTGCCGTTGACTACTGTGACAGGCTTGCCAAGTTGAGCAGCGAGCTGAAGGATGATCTTCACATTATTATGCGTGCATATCTCGAGAAACCAAGAACCACTGTTGGTTGGAAGGGACTCATTAACGATCCAGACATCGATGGAACCTTCAAGATCAACAAGGGACTGAGAATAGCCAGAGAGCTGTTCGTGAACTTGACCACGAAGCTGCCAATTGCCGGAGAGATGCTCGACACGATTTCCCCACAATTCTTGAGTGACTGCTTCTCTTTAGGAGCAATCGGTGCCAGAACCACCGAGTCCCAGCTTCACAGAGAGCTTGCATCTGGTCTTTCGTTCCCAGTTGGCTTCAAGAATGGAACTGACGGAACATTGAGTGTTGCTGTTGATGCTCTTCGTGCCGCTGGACACTGCCAtcactttctttctgtcACAAAGCCGGGTGTCGTGGCAATTGTGGCCACAGAGGGCAACAAGGATACATTTGTCATCCTGAGAGGCGGTAAGAACGGCACGAATTTTGATGCTGAGAACGTTGCCATTGCCGAAAAGTCGCTTGAGGCTGCAAAATGCGTCAAACCAGGCGAGGCTCGTATTATGGTGGATTGCTCTCATGGAAACTCGCAGAAGGACCACAGAAACCAGCCAAAGGTTGCTGCAAACGTTGCCAAACAGATCGCATCGGGAAACACGCACATCTGTGGTTTGATGATAGAGTCGAATATTGTCGAAGGACGCCAGGATATTCCACCAGAAGGAGGAAAGGACAAGCTTAAGTACGGATGCTCGATAACCGATGCTTGCATATCCTGGGAGGATACAGTGACGGTGCTCAAGGAGTTGGCAGCTGCCGTCAGAAGCAGGAGAAGTGTTGTtgctgaaaagaagagcCAACAGTAA